The Lolium rigidum isolate FL_2022 chromosome 2, APGP_CSIRO_Lrig_0.1, whole genome shotgun sequence genomic interval GGCGTCTTAGAAAACGGCCACTCTCTTTATCCCCTCGGACTCTTCGCTAACCAGCCAGGCTCGCCTTGCGGGCTTCGGCCCGTCATTTGTAAGCCCAAGCCCAACCCAACTTAGTAACTTGCCTGTTCGTGGTCTACTTCTTCAGTGTCCTCCATTTCAGTTCAGCAACTGCGGCGGCGCCATTTGAGGAGCTTCAGAGGGCCTACGGCCATGGCGCAGAGACAGGTACCTGGGTAGTACTAGGTATTCGCGGCGCGCGAGAGTTACCGCCCTGTGCATTCCTGGCCCTGTGTGTACCCCCGCCACGCGAGGTTGGTTCCATATGGCGGGGCAGTTGCTGCGGGCGGCGACGGGAAGGAGGAGGGGGTGGTGGGAGGCGCCGCTGTTTGCGGCGGAGCAGCGAGCGACGCTGGTGAACGTGAAGCTTAAGTTGGTCAAAGACCGGGCGCTCGACGGGGCCGTGTCGCGGGAGCGCCACCTCCGCTCCGCCCACCACCTGCTCGACCTCGTGTCCACGCGGCCCGGCCACCGCATCTCCTGCCCCGAGCTCCTCGCCGAAAAGTCTGTGCACAAGCTGTTCGGCTCCGCGGAGGCCGCGCTCGCGTTCCTCCGCAGGTACTGCACCTTGTTCGCGCTCTCTCGCCGCGGCGGCCGCGGTGTGTCCCTCACTGACGCGGCGCTCGACCTCCGGCAACGGGAGCTGGACTGCCTGAACGCCTCGGAACCCGACCTGctcgcccgcctccgccgcctccttatGCTCACCCTGCCGCGCTCCCTCCCGCTCCACACCGTCGACCTTCTCCGCTGGGACCTCGGCCTGCCCCGCGACTACCGCGCCTCAGTCCTCCGCCGCCATCCCGACCACTTCACCCTCGCGCAGCCCGAGGGCGACGAGCGCGTCTGGCTCCGCCTCCTCTCCTGGGACGACCGCCTGGCCGTCTCCGAGCTCGAGAAGGGTGCGGCCGGTGGCGACACCACTTGCCTCCCATTTCCGGTGAGCTTCACGAGGGGTTTTGGCCTCAGGAGCAAGTGTATGGACTGGCTGAGGGAGTGGCAGGCGCTGCCGTACACTAATCCGTACGCCGACGCCTCGGGCCTTGACCGCCGCACTGATGTGTCAGAGAAGCGCAACGTCGGAGTGTTCCACGAGCTGCTGCACCTCACACTGGCAAAGAGGACGGAGCGCCACAATGTGAGCAACATGAGGAAGCTGCTTGGCATGCCACAGAAGTTTACCAAGGTTTTTGAGCGCCACCCGGGCATTTTCTACCTCTCAAGGGTACTTGGTACACAGACAGTTGTGCTCAGGGAAGCTTATGGTGGCGGAAGTCAGCTGCTTGAGAAGCATGCGCATCCACTTGTTGCTATCAGAGAGGAGTATGCCACCATGATGAGGGCTGCATTGCCACCAAGAAGAAGAGAAAGCCGTAACTCTTGTATTGAGTTGGATGATGAAAGTGAGGAAGGCGAAGAAATTGAACTCTCTGAGTGAATGTGTTATATGTACACTTCATTGATTCTTAGTTCACTGAATCTAGTGAACTCAGAAATGGATGCTCTGCAACTGCAATGTTCAAGAGGTATGCATATTCCTGTATCATCACGAACTCACATTCTTATACTGTCAGCATTAGCATGTCTTTGTTCATAATTATGCGATCACCATGAAACAAACTGGCAAGTGTTTAACCTTGAGGTGCTGTTTGGATGATCGTATCGCGGGTTAGGCAAGATGGGaaagggtttttttttgtgaTGGGATATAAGGTAGTGGGTTGAGAAATGGGATATGAGATATGAGATTTTAAACACATTCCCTTGTTTTGTATTTGATGGGATGTAGCGTAAGAAATGCAATTTTAGGTAGTAAAATTCTCTTTATATTACTTTTTGTGGGTTTAGACCTAAACAGGGATTATGCAATTTCGCTTCTCTTACTCATCTCCTTCATAACCAAGACCCACTGCATTGGTATTGAAATTTTTGATATGACTCGTGTGTCTCAATCCTATCCCACTTATTATCCCTTTCCCCCAATCCAGATAATAGATCTGACTAAACCCAccaatcgtttcatgatcattctGCATTCCCACCTCCCATAACCCACAATCCTGAAGAAAAAGTATATCTGGGTATGACTTGACTCAACATAGTTAGTTCAATTGAAATATACATTTCCTCATGCTAATATAAACTGGCCTACTCATTTTCTTCTTGTTGTCAGCTGAAGCATATATTTCATCATAAGTTATGTGCCCTAATTTGAATGGCATTTCAATCGACGGAACTTGGTGAAAACTACACTATTTTCCTGGTACACTCTTTGTTGCCATTCAAAAGACCTTGTTTTCATCAAATCATAAGCATGCAATGTGCAAATTCCATTCAGAACATTGTTAGAAACACTCAAGCACTTGTTTGCTATTTGCTACATGAATGCAACAGTTTGAGGGACAGCGTATTTGAGAGGACCAGACTGCGTGCGTGTTAAACTTGCAATATTATGAAGCTTGCACACTTGCTGCATGAGTCATGTGAGCATTCGGTGTTGTCCATTCTTTATTGCTCGCAATATGGTGCCCTTGTGTTCCTTATCTCTTATCATAGCTGCAGTGGTTACACTGTGAGAGGGATGCTTTGGCATGTAAAGACAATAGGAAAACATGGGGTGTGATAGGTTTCCTTTCTCACAAACTGTGAGCTGGGGCAAACAGTGCCCGTGGCCATACTTCGCAAACTTAGTGTGGTTGCTTTTAGGAGACATATTTCAGATATGCATGTTATTCATAACCTCATGACCTTTCCCAGACTTACTTTAATTGTAAGTTTGCAACAAATCTTATTATCATCTCGGTATGTTTCTTCTATTTTTGCTGTAGAATGCTCGTACAAATTGGTCTAGTAGTGAAGTAGCACTCTCATTAACTCATCTCATCATCTTGTATGtcttattatttcttaaatacCTACTTATAGCTAACAGTCTAACAAGCACATTTCTGTATGTTCCACACACATGCTGTGTGTGATTGGGAAATTAACTAAGCCTAGTGCTTAATATGATAGTATATATTGTCATTTGGAGGTCTTCTTTTAGAACTTACGGTTTATTTGAGTCTACTATGCTATGCAGGTTGTCACTAAAGTGTATCAGAATGATTATTTGGAAGTTCTTCCGAGTTCACAGTACA includes:
- the LOC124687180 gene encoding protein WHAT'S THIS FACTOR 9, mitochondrial-like — protein: MAGQLLRAATGRRRGWWEAPLFAAEQRATLVNVKLKLVKDRALDGAVSRERHLRSAHHLLDLVSTRPGHRISCPELLAEKSVHKLFGSAEAALAFLRRYCTLFALSRRGGRGVSLTDAALDLRQRELDCLNASEPDLLARLRRLLMLTLPRSLPLHTVDLLRWDLGLPRDYRASVLRRHPDHFTLAQPEGDERVWLRLLSWDDRLAVSELEKGAAGGDTTCLPFPVSFTRGFGLRSKCMDWLREWQALPYTNPYADASGLDRRTDVSEKRNVGVFHELLHLTLAKRTERHNVSNMRKLLGMPQKFTKVFERHPGIFYLSRVLGTQTVVLREAYGGGSQLLEKHAHPLVAIREEYATMMRAALPPRRRESRNSCIELDDESEEGEEIELSE